gcttttaCCTGCTCTTGGCTGCTTCACGCAGAGTTTCAGATGAAGCATATAAAGCAGTTTCTCTGACAAATGGTTACTTTGACTCTTTGATCTGTTCAGTTCGTTTAATTGGACCTTAATTATGTAGACATACATGTTACTTTAAGCTGGTTTTAGTGTTGTTAAGTGGAATGGCTTTACTTTGATATATTATTGATGCTTATACATGGAGAATTCTAATGAAACTCCACAATTTTGGTGCTTAGATTTCTCAATTTTGGTTTTTAtgcattttttcccttgtttttacTTCTCATTAGGATTTGATCAAGGATCTCAAGTCTGAACTATCAGGTAACTTTGAGAGGACGATCTTAGCAATGATGAAGACACCTGTCATGTTTGATGCTTATGAAATCAAGGAAGCTATAAAGGTTTGTGTAAGAGATACAACTTTGTAAGATAGAGGAAATATTTGAACTGATAAAATTTTTGGTAGTCATTTAAAAGCTCAAACTTACATTCATTCCTCTCCACCCAGAAACTCAATCCACTGTTTAACTGATCTGTAGCCCATTCCTTGGAGGTATATGATGGTAAAATTGAGAAATAATTCTTCCCTTAGGTTAAAGACTAATGCAAGATTggtgttgtaaaaaaaaaaaaaaagtcaataagtAAATACACAAAAAAGTCAAAAACTGAGTTCTAACAGTTTATTTATTACATAGTCTTGAGTAAGCCAGTGAGGCAGCTCTCTTCTAAGCCAGCCACTGCGTGGGATGCCTTTGTTTCTGAGTTTTTGCTTTGAGCTGTGATGGAACTGATTATGAAACCACTTAACTTAGAGTTTCCAGTGACTTTACATTCAGTACTCAAGAATAGTTCAGAAAAATAGGTTCAtaaagacttttgagcagggtatacatattttttaatcttttccctcACCTCAAAAGTGTATTTTCCTAGCCTGTGTTGAACCTgttctaaaatattttcctttaaagcaATCAGactattttataaacatttaggttttaaaacaaaaacaggtCAGACATTTGTATTTCAAGACAATGTTTAAATGAAGGTGAAATAAATATTTCCCTTATTGAGTCAGTATGTATATTTACATGTTCTTTGGCTGCAATTTTCAGGTACATATGAAGATGAAATAATATTAGCTGGATTGCAGTTGGAACTGCTATCTGTTTGTATCTAATACATATGTGTGTCTGGAAATGTGTTATAAGTAGCATTTAAACTACTCGGTTTGGCTTCTCCTATAACAACATTATATTCTGAATTATATTTTGTTGGATAATTTATTACATTCCTTTTAAACTAGGTTGTAGAAACAAGTTTTCAATCTGAAGAGTGTGTTTTCTCTGTATGATTTGTTTTAGGGCGTTGGCACAGATGAAAATTGTCTCATCGAAATCTTAGCTTCTCGCAGCAATCAGCATATTCAGGAACTCGGCAGGGTCTATAAAGCAGGTTAGATTTGCTACAGTTCCATTACAATTTTCTTCCTTAATCACTGACTGACAATATAAATTTAGGGAATGAGCAGAGGTGTGTGATGATTCATGACTGTGTCTGTCTTCTAGAATTTAAGAAAACtctggaggaagcaataaaaaGTGACACATCTGGACATTTTCAGAGGCTTTTGGTTTCACTTTCTCAGGTACTTTCATGCTGGGATTTTGGAGTTTGAGTTTTGTGAGTGTTTGtagtatattattttaaaaaaaggccCACCAGTAACACTTTTGTATCTTCAAATTCTTTCAGGGAAACAGAGATGAAAGTACAACTGTTGACATGTCTCTTGTGCAAAAAGATGTGCAGGTCAGTAGAAATTCCTCATCATTTCTAAGTATAGCCAACTCAGTACACTGAAATTTGTGTGGTTTCTGCTTGCTCTTAGTTTTGGACACCTTGTGACATCTCCTGATGTACTGCTTTTGTTTCAGTAGATGGAAGTGATATGAAAAGCCctcacagagcatcagagccgtGTAATTTCATTAcagagatgaagctcttggcaATAGagtctgtagggttttttttcctctctcattctGTCAGCTCTCTGGCTTTTCCAGGTGTTAGGTGACTCCATTGTGCTACTTATTAAGGGAATGGTCCAAAGAGATTTGAGGTGATATGTGTGTGGATTAAGTTTTAATCTATTAAGCGCCTGCATTAGCTTTTGCCTGTTATTTAAGAAACTCTGTTTTTTTGCAGCAAATACAGCACTTGGACCTAGTAACTCTTGCCCAATTACTTTTTTTGTGCGTTCCATTTCACCACATAGCAAAGAGAAAACCTTGGATTGTTTCAGCACATTACACTCATATAAATAGTAATGTAATTAGCTTTCTACATAGTATACCATAGCCAAAATCCAGTAACGTCCCAGAACATACCTACATTTATAGAAAAAAGCTAAATGTAAACCCTGTTAGGAAGAACAGTTTTCAGgtacttttaaaataacttttcctcCCTTAGTAATCTGGAGCTCTTGTGAGTGAGCATTTATGCTCAAAGCTAAGCGAGGTAGACTGCAAGCATGACATGTTGTAGGAAGGTTAGAACTacttgctgttttccagcagtAGATAGCCTAAGAAATAAGCACAAAAGGAGGAGAGGCTGTAAGGAAGCAGATCAGTAACTGAGCTTTTCAGCCTGGCTGCTCTTCTGAGTAATGACGCGTGAATTCTCTTCTGTGTTTAGGAGCTATATGCAGCTGGAGAGAACCGTCTAGGAACTGATGAATCCAAATTCAATGCCATTCTATGCGTGAGAAGCCGAGCCCACCTCAGAGCAGGTAATGGTGTCCTCTATATAAAAAATAACTTGGTTCTGTTGTATGTGATGATAAAAATGTACAATACTGCTCTGTGCCTGAATTTCCTGTCTGTAAAATGGGTGTAATGATACCTCAGTGGAAAGCAGGGTGAATTCTGCTGAGAGAAAGAGTACACAAGAGCTGCACGTTACGATCATATTTCCTAAATATCAGAACAGGTAGAGGTCATACTTGTTCAAATGTTTCTCTGATAAAAGAATTGAAAAACTAGATTTTTTTGAATTTTGCATGCTTGTGTGTGCACAAGACACTTGcaatccttcccttccccttttacTTGCTAGGTATTATATCAGTCTATAGTGGTAGAAATCTTTTAGTAACTATATAGAACTTTTCCAGTCTTCTACATATTGAGGCACTTACACAGAGAGgaaaggggtgtgtgtgtgaggtAACTTGaatgttttcttcttaattttattGACACACGAATCTTTCCTAGAAGAATTTTCACTGTTTCCCTTACAGTGGTTTCTTGGTCTAGCCCTTGAAAAATAAGTACGGAACTAGACAAGCTAGAAGGAGTGTGATGACATGTAATTGGAACAGTACGGTTGATAACAGCATTAGTCTTTGAGATGTTAAAACTTGTGTGAGTGTACTGTAGTATCAAGCTGAGGAGTGCGATTGCAGTGAAGCCGTGCAGCATGCACCAGTGCCacctcttcttctttctcttccctgaaCAGTCTTCAGCGAGTACCAGAGGATGTGTAACCGGGACATAGAAAGCAGCATCTGTCGTGAAATGTCTGGAGACCTGGAAAAGGGCATGCTGGCTGTAGGTAGGTGTTGTCTCAGCAAGTTCGTTCCTGGTATTACACTAAAACTGGCTGAGATGGTGGCATCTGTGACACCAGCTAAGGATCATCTTCTTAGTAATAATGCCAGTTTTCTGCTTTTTATGTTGAGCTTTCTGTAAAGTCGCTTGTGGCTAGTAAAGCAGGGCATTTCATTTACCTCAAAATGACAGATGAAGTTTTTGCTTcaggcagctgcagaatttaaattTGACATGTTAAAGTGGGGAGAGAATTATTAACTGTACTTTCCATTGTTTTCAGAAGTGATGAGAACTTGTACCAACCGCTGTGTCAGTGAGAATGTAATATTTGGGACAGATTTGGAAATCAAGCAAAATATAAGCATTAGCACTCTAGTTAGTTACTTCTACTTCCTTTTAgtagaaagaaaactgaaatttgaTTGTGAAGAGgttatttttttccacatttcctgTGGTCACAGCTTTGTTAAATCTTTGTTTGAGGTTCTCGAGTAAAGACTCTTACCTCAAGTCTACTGTTGTTTGTCCCTTCGGAGGCAGTCATTAGTTTCCATGAGGTTGGGACAAGGCCTCAAGCTGTTGTGCAGTAGTTATATTTGGAATGTTTTATTCTAGACAAAATTGTggacctctttttctctcttgtcttttGTCTCTCGTCTCTTAGACCAGACTGCTTCTTTacatctccatttctttttctgtttattactGTGAATTTCCTGTGGTATCTAGAGCTGCTGCTTTAAAAGTGTTCTTTGGTTTTGAATATGGTAGTGACTAGAAAAGTgatgtaagaaaaaaacaaaacaaaaaaaaactcccATGGAAATAAATAGGAAGAATGTACGTTGTATCACTTCAAAACGAGATGGGAGAGGACGTTTGGCTCAAATTCATTAGTTTTTTTCCATGGAAGTTTCTAACAAAATCTTGGAAAAATGGGAATAAATTTTAAAACTCTCATGTTTTTGCTTACTCCTGTATTGTGCGTATGTGAACTGTGTAACTATTGTTCTTATTCTGCTTGGCCAAGCTGTCTCTATAGTGGCCTTTTAATGACCCAAACTGGGTTCAGCTCCTCTGGTGTGATACGTTTGCAGACCTTTTCCAGGATTTAGAATTTGTCACCTCAAAAACTGTTGTTAGAAATCtgagggaaaataaatatttcccagTGTTTGTGGAAAAGAATGGCCTCAGTAAAGAAGCTGTACTGTCAGAGTTTGGAAGTAATTTCATTTCATGGAGTTTTGCAATCATTTGATAGGTCTCCATGTAGATGTCCATTCAGAACTGGGACTGTAGCTTGCAAAGGAGTCAACAGCCTTTTGAGCAAGAATTTACTTTGTAACTCATTGATTGAATAGATTTTGGGTTGAGTtttttatttgtgtgtatatacacatatatatacatacacatatataagtCAATGATGTTAGCATTGTTTGTTCTGTGAACCTTATTGTCAGGGTAAAAGGAGGGTTTCTAAtcgaaaatatttaattttgctttctttaaagCTTTCTGGATTGTACAACTGGTAACTTATAATAACATCTTCAAACATCTTAAAGTGCAAGTGTGTTGTTTTAGCTAAATACAGTGATAAAGAAACATGCATTTCATTTGTCATTTGTTTTTGAATTGTATTATATGTATCAATGACAATTGTGTGTGGTGAACTGCGCTCTCTCATCTACATTTTCTTATTCAGAAAAGTACTTCTTCCTATATAGAACGTGTGTTGCTGTGAAATGCGTATTTAGGTTTACCCCTTTTGTTTTGTAGTGAATTTGCGTGATTGCTTTTGATACATTTTTATGCGATAAACTATAAGCCAGCCaggtgtggtttgttttctgtgtagTTTGCTAGAGATTGCATGATCATTTAGTTGTAACTAACATAGGATTAATATATAGATTTTAATTCTGATGTGTGAAGGAGGACTCTTTCATATCTTGATCAACATGACAGTAATTTGAtttagatttttctctttcagatttCTAATGAACTGTACTAATTAAATATGAAATGCAGTCATTACTAAATAAATGTGTCAAGAATTTCTCAGGAGTCCTGGTGAACTttatgtctaaaaaaaaaaaaaagtgtagctgACTTTAAAATAAGCGTGAGGTTTCTTTCCTAGCTTCCTGACTCGTATTAGGGCAGGACTGAAATTTGTCATACCTTGCAGATTCGTAGCCTAAAAAATCTTGAATAAGGAAAAAGCCAGGAGCGGCACTAACTATGTGTTGCTTgaagccttttttccccctccccatctcctcTTCATAAACAAGAACCTGGTCATTAGACTTCAAAGATTCATTAGGGCTGTTCCATGCTAGATGGTTTCTAGTAACTGAAAAGTTTGCTTTGAGCCATCAAGTGTAGTAGGTTCTCCAACTTTATTGCAGCTACTGTTTGAATTAGAAATAATTTCAGTGACTAAGTGGAGTGGAAGCTGCATTCTATCAAGTGAATGTTTATGTAAAATTGTTTAGGGTAAGCTCAAAAAATGGCTGCGAGTTCTGAGGACCAGTTGAGGACTAATACCTGATTTCTGTGATACTGTTTCTTTTTGCAGTTAAGTGCCTCAAGAACACGCCAGCTTTTTTTGCAGAGAGATTGCAGAAAGCCATGAAGGTGGGTACCTGTGACAAGATACATAAACTTATAgcggtgttttggttttgtttttttagaatGTTTGTACAGCTCATTGGAATGAGTTGTTCAACTAAAGGTATTATGTTTTTCAGTGGGCTAACAAGATGCAGTCATTATTATGAAAGACTGTGGAAAAATCTAGCTAATATGAATTTCATCCACTTAACAAAGATGTGCGTACAACCATACCTTAAATGAAGAAAGTCTTCACTTcataaaataaaatctgcttAAGACTTGTTGAAATTGATATCTTTTAAGTAGTGAGATCTAGCAGAAATAAATAGGCCATTAAACTCACCAAACCTTCCTGACCCCCTGTGCCTCTTGActaccccctctttttttttttttcttcctaactgTTCTTTTCCAGAGAAGTGACGTATTAGTGTCCTACCGGTAAGTTTACTTTGTTAAAGTATGATAGACCAAATTCTGTTCGGGCTTACAGAAGTCAGTGGGGTTATGCTGGTAAACTATTGATCATTTGAGGGCTCGtgattttctttatatatatatacattttttttttattagtactGTATCATCCAGCATTTCCACCCATTATTAACACATTGATTTTTTGTTCGTTTCAGGGAGCGGGAACAAAAGACAGAACTCTGATTCGAATCATGGTATCACGCAGCGAGGTTGACCTGCTGGACATACGTGCAGAGTACAAGCGGATGTATGGCAGATCCCTCTACACAGATATCACTGTAAGACTGGGAGATTTTATCTTCCTCGCTGTGGCATCCTTTCTGCTAAGTAGAACATGGAACCTTAAGCAGAACAGCTTTTAACTGCACCGAGTGTAGCTGGCTGTGTCTGGTTTGCTACATTTGTTGGGAGAGCGGAGGCTGAAGTGCCAGAGAACAGACAGCACTTGCTTTTGTGTGGGGGCTAGATGAGCTGGAGATGGGAAAGAAGTCAACaggcaaggaagaaaagagaaattagTACAGAGGGGTTTCTGAGACCAGGTTTTAAGTCTGGTTTGTGTCTCAGTCTCTGTATATGATCTTGTAGAAACCACAGAGTCCTTCAATTGAATAACGATGATGCTCTACCTCATGTGTGTGTTAAAGAGTTGAAAGCTCTTTGTACACTTTTAAAAGGTTGCCTCCTCTTTCTCTTGCAAGTAAAAGATTTTGGAATTAAGCTAGACTTCAGATTCTTTAGTGGCTGATCCACCCTACTACTGCTACTTACCGCTGTAGCAAGAGTCAAGAGGATGCCTGACCAATGGGGAGAGTAGTAAGAGCTGGAATACAGTGAGTGTGGCCACTTTTCATTGGCCTTGTAGTGAAGATGCCCAGTCTGTTAAGCCCTTATTTATTCCTTCTGCTGTTGACACTGAGGGGCTGCAACTTGGAGATGTTTGGAAGGAATCCTGTGAAGATAGTGAAGGATAATGTGTGCAAAAGAGTCTTCTGTCAGCAACCAGGAGTCTTCCTGCCTCTGCAGCACAGAGGGTCACTTAGCAGAAGCTTTTTCCAATTGTGTAACTCTGGAGTGAAGATGTGCTTCTACTACAGTAGTTACATGCCCTTTAACCACCAATGTGAGTGAAAAACAGTGTGACATTGGTGGAAAAGCTttatgtctgtctttttttttttcctccttgtcttTTGATCTAGCATTGAAATAACTTTACTGCTCAGAAACCAGTCATACTCATTTAATGGGCTGAACTTAATTCAAAACTTGGTTTCTGTAAATATGAGGCATGCATGCACACAGTTATGTGCATGAAAACTGCTTCCTATTTCTgtaaaaacagctgaaaacacCCTTGGAAGGAAAGTTCTTAATTCTTCTCTGTTCTTTTGTAAGTGGACAGCAGTTCTTTCCTTTCAATGCATATATAAACAGGAATGTTTTCTATTTTGTGGATTGTGCTTTGCACCTGCACGGGATTTATCCTGTGAGGAGTCTCTTTGTCACTACTTTAATAAAACAGTTTTCAGTCATACCTGAAGATGAAGGATGAAATAAATGCACTAGCTGAAGCTGTTCTGTGAAAAGGATTGTCAAGCCTCATCCACCAAATCAGTTGATGAGCAGCTCCCAGGGAACACTTCTGACTCATAAGAGCACCAGGCAAAACCAGCTGGCAGGGCCTTTTGTGACTGATTGCTTCTGTTCATGGAATCTTTCAGTGTTTTCAGTGCCTGTTTGTGTGTGCATCCATACTGACTTTCACTGCCCACAACATGAGAGCAATGTTCTCTGGttatgaaaaaaaaccccttagaTCTTTTGGCAtaagggcatttttttttaaggtttgaaCATAATAAACAGTAAAATTTCACTCGCTGTccttagaaaaaaaaccacattgacTGCAAGGAACAGAACTTCTGTGTTAATTTTTCCATACTTACGTACCTTTTGCTGTAATACAGCTTTTCAATGAGAGTTCTTCACTGAACTATTCCCGGGTAAGTGGTTGAACCGGTATACCGAATTCAGTTTGCTAAAGAAGTATATTCTCTATGGACACTTTTGGTTCCAGTTATGGAAGGAGCAGATTTTACTGTGTACTTGTGTTGGGATGATTTCTAATTGacaggtttttattattattttttttaagatgttaaTATCTGCTTTCTTTCAGCCGTGGCTTTCATCTCTTTTGCTTGTTAATGTTGTTTTTAGGATGCTTACACTTCTTTTTCTACTAATTCAACCCACAAGTCttcaacttttctttttctttctctttccaggGTGATACTTCAGGAGACTACAGGAAAATCCTCCTCAAGTTGTGTGGTGGAAATGACTAAATGGCACATGAAGTTTTTCTTGgaaaagctgctgttctcatgtttttgctttaaagcatatttttctttttctccaaaagTAAATAAGTAATGACCTGTTTCTCCTAAAGCAATTACACTTTTAAAGATAATATTGCATATATCTTCCCTTCAGTTCAAAATTAGTAGGTaataaatgccaaaaaaaaaaaaatcaaataaaaaaaaatcaagcttataTGCCATCTGCTCAGGATTTTGATAGTACTCTCAGCAATCCATGAACAACAGGTCATTATTTCCTTTCTGCTCATATTATGCTGAAATAATATGTttgtttttggaagaaaaatcacaGTTGTATGatttaaggttttgttttgtataaAAAGTACACGTAATTTTCATGCAAATTTTCTGTATGTTGCATGCGGAGTTGATTTCATGCCAACCTGCTCTCCGATACATGGAGAGAACAGCCTTGAGTTTTCGTTTCTAGTTAAGACTGTTTTGATGAAGCTTTGTcaagttctgttttctttccttgattGTTTTTAAGGAAGATGTGTTCCACATTTCACTCTCACTAGGGCAACTGTCACAAAGCAGTAGTAACGCTGACAGTAGTGAAGATTCTGTAGTTAATGTTTTTAAGGTTTTAGATTGTGCCTTAAATTTATGTATGTAAGAAGAGATTATGAAATTAAAGCTGTTTATCTTCTAACTCTTTGCAGACTATGCTTTTTTGGTGTTCATGACAATGTACATGTGAGTGATGACTCAATTTTATGTAACTTAGTTTTTCCATATAAATTCTCTGCTTGAATCCACAGAATTATTCAGAAGTGGTTGTGTTAACAAGAATTTGGGACTTGTGTGCTGTTGGTGAGCAACTGTCTGTACGTGATACATGTAATCTGTAGTTACTGCtcagtgttttcattttgcaTGTTGCAATTTCTCTGACTCTTAGAACCCTCAATTTTTATTCTCTGCTAGCATGAATAACATCTCTTCAGCCTGTCATTCTCAAAATAGAAACAtataaagaaatttttaaaaagtacaagGAAGGAAGATGTTTGGAACTAGGTGAGTGAAAAGAGACCGCTTGTTAATTAAGAGTGTGCAAACTCCTGTTATTTTACACATACACACTCTGCATTCTGCAAAGGTTGGGCAGGGCCTTTTTCCTAGAAGAAGCTGGGTTGCTGTTTGTTATGGGAAAACATGGGGGTGTCATGGGGGTGGATGCTGGAATTAATTCTGGGTTGCATTGTCACTATGGCAAGGGAGAGGAATGTGAAGATACCAAAATAATGTGACTATGCAACCAAATAACAAATCTGACTGGGACATGCAGACAGGACTCCTGTTTCAGTCAATGGCAGCAACGTGGCTGTGTCCAAAGCCAGACTACTCCCTAcccttatttttgtttaaaatctaAGCATATCTTCAGAGGAAATTGCACCTGAAAGTTTATCTTCATTGAATTGCACTGATAGTGAGTGTTCATTTCTTTACCAGGGAAGGAGTAAGCTTTTGAGTTAAGTTCGTTAAGCTGTGCTTTAGTCTCGGACCCCACCGGATCTCATTTTCTTACTGAGAGTTCTGTATTTGAAATGCACTTTTAAGTAGAAAGATGTAAAATATAAACCTTTGACACAGTGTCtaaaagtaaatacatttttattataaAGCACAGGAACACAGAAAGCAAACTACATCTGAGGATTGTTCATCCCCGCTCAAATTCTGGAAACAGACGCTTATTAAATGAGCAAAAGTGCAACTGTTTGTGACAACCAAACTGTTACATTCAGCTGTCTTCTGTCTTTGCAGTGCTCAGCTGTTATCTGTATAGAGAAGAGTTGATGGAATTATTTTTGGCTATCAGATCAGAATCAATCTTTGTAGATAAACATAATTTAGAACTTGAATCCTACTACTTTAAAGTGGGGAATTGTCCCTTTGATTCACCAAACCACAGAAGGAAGGTCCTAGAACTCTGCAGTTCTTGAGCCACTTGGCAGTTGTTGCAAGCTCCATCTCAATAGTAGTTACTGTAGATGTGCTGCAAATATGCTGAGGTGGACTTAGGATTTCCATTTTAAATTCACTGTAACACTTTGctagaatactttttaaaatgaattgtCATTGCAGGGCAGTAACTTAATTGTTACCTATTAACTGCCCCTCACAGAAAACTGGAAATTTTAGTGAATGACAAAGTCATGGTGACCAGATCCATACAGCCAACTACAACAACTTAGAGCAACATAAGCTCT
The sequence above is drawn from the Patagioenas fasciata isolate bPatFas1 chromosome 8, bPatFas1.hap1, whole genome shotgun sequence genome and encodes:
- the ANXA11 gene encoding annexin A11 isoform X2; the protein is MQEKHLPCYGEHRIFAMSYPGYPPAGGYPPAAPGSSPWGGAAYPPSNPPPIGLENVTGYASQFNPSYMAGMASNLAGTFGGTNAPQGLYPSTPGGYPPVPPGGFGQPPPGQQSSYGGYPAPGGNAPAYPGYPGGPVPGQPTPPPAQQPMGFPGQPPAPYPGQQPMPNYPPGPPVNPSVPSYPGTTGPTVSPITHGYRGTITDAPGFDPLKDAEVLRKAMKGFGTDEQAIIDCLGSRSNKQRQQIILSFKTAYGKDLIKDLKSELSGNFERTILAMMKTPVMFDAYEIKEAIKGVGTDENCLIEILASRSNQHIQELGRVYKAEFKKTLEEAIKSDTSGHFQRLLVSLSQGNRDESTTVDMSLVQKDVQELYAAGENRLGTDESKFNAILCVRSRAHLRAVFSEYQRMCNRDIESSICREMSGDLEKGMLAVVKCLKNTPAFFAERLQKAMKGAGTKDRTLIRIMVSRSEVDLLDIRAEYKRMYGRSLYTDITGDTSGDYRKILLKLCGGND
- the ANXA11 gene encoding annexin A11 isoform X3; the encoded protein is MSYPGYPPAGGYPPAAPGSSPWGGAAYPPSNPPPIGLENVTGYASQFNPSYMAGMASNLAGTFGGTNAPQGLYPSTPGGYPPVPPGGFGQPPPGQQSSYGGYPAPGGNAPAYPGYPGGPVPGQPTPPPAQQPMGFPGQPPAPYPGQQPMPNYPPGPPVNPSVPSYPGTTGPTVSPITHGYRGTITDAPGFDPLKDAEVLRKAMKGFGTDEQAIIDCLGSRSNKQRQQIILSFKTAYGKDLIKDLKSELSGNFERTILAMMKTPVMFDAYEIKEAIKGVGTDENCLIEILASRSNQHIQELGRVYKAEFKKTLEEAIKSDTSGHFQRLLVSLSQGNRDESTTVDMSLVQKDVQELYAAGENRLGTDESKFNAILCVRSRAHLRAVFSEYQRMCNRDIESSICREMSGDLEKGMLAVVKCLKNTPAFFAERLQKAMKGAGTKDRTLIRIMVSRSEVDLLDIRAEYKRMYGRSLYTDITGDTSGDYRKILLKLCGGND